A genome region from Alicyclobacillus acidocaldarius subsp. acidocaldarius DSM 446 includes the following:
- the hpaB gene encoding 4-hydroxyphenylacetate 3-monooxygenase, oxygenase component: protein MGAKSGAEYVERLNAEPREVWIHGQRVEGNISDHPAFRNVIRSMARLYDMQLDPATRDEMTYEEGGQRYGLSWLVPKTRDDLVRRGRMMQRWARATFGMMGRTSDYLNVAIMAMSQASAYFAGNHPSYAENIQAYYQYARERDLTLTHTLISPQVNRSVSVGKLQDPYIAARVVEKNRRGVVIRGARLLATQGPIADEILVFPSTVLRNTEEDAPYSFAFAIPSSTPGLRYICRESFDYGRSHFDHPLGSRFEEMDAIVVFDDVLVPWDRVFLLEDAERCNQLHQATHAVVHMTYQVMHKNIAKCEFLLGLAEAMVDAIGIAQFQHVKEKVAEIILALETMKAFLRASEADAELDEYGVMTPAWAPLNAARNLFPKTYPRLVEIIQQLGASGLMAIPTEADWNSEIRGDLERFLQGRNIHAFDRLRLFRLAWDAALSSFGSRQVLYERFFFGDPVRMYGALYDAYDKTPYVSRVKAFLDGEAL from the coding sequence ATGGGCGCGAAGAGTGGCGCGGAATACGTGGAGCGTTTGAATGCGGAGCCGCGCGAGGTGTGGATTCACGGGCAGAGGGTCGAAGGCAACATCTCGGACCACCCGGCGTTTCGAAATGTGATCCGAAGCATGGCCAGGCTCTACGACATGCAGCTTGATCCCGCGACGCGCGACGAGATGACGTACGAGGAGGGCGGCCAGCGGTACGGATTGTCTTGGCTGGTTCCTAAAACGCGCGACGATCTCGTCCGCAGAGGACGCATGATGCAACGGTGGGCGCGTGCTACATTTGGGATGATGGGCAGAACTTCGGATTATCTCAACGTCGCCATCATGGCCATGTCTCAAGCAAGCGCTTACTTTGCAGGCAACCATCCGTCGTATGCCGAAAACATCCAGGCGTACTACCAGTACGCGCGTGAACGGGATCTGACGTTGACGCACACGTTGATTTCTCCTCAGGTCAACCGGTCCGTGAGTGTCGGGAAACTTCAGGACCCTTATATCGCCGCCCGAGTGGTGGAGAAAAACCGTCGCGGCGTCGTCATCCGCGGCGCTCGACTGCTGGCTACTCAAGGGCCTATCGCCGATGAAATCTTGGTCTTTCCGTCCACTGTGCTGCGGAACACCGAGGAGGATGCACCGTATTCGTTCGCGTTCGCCATCCCCAGCTCGACGCCTGGCTTGCGCTACATCTGCCGAGAAAGCTTCGACTATGGGCGGTCTCACTTCGACCATCCGCTTGGCTCGAGGTTCGAGGAAATGGACGCCATCGTCGTGTTCGACGACGTTCTGGTTCCCTGGGACCGCGTCTTTCTCCTCGAGGATGCTGAGCGCTGCAACCAGTTGCATCAGGCGACGCACGCCGTCGTCCACATGACGTACCAGGTGATGCACAAAAATATTGCGAAGTGTGAGTTTTTGCTCGGGCTCGCGGAGGCCATGGTGGACGCCATCGGCATTGCACAGTTCCAGCACGTCAAGGAGAAGGTTGCCGAGATCATTCTCGCGCTCGAAACCATGAAAGCGTTTTTGCGCGCTTCCGAAGCGGATGCCGAGCTCGACGAATACGGCGTGATGACGCCGGCTTGGGCTCCACTGAACGCGGCGAGGAACCTGTTCCCGAAGACGTATCCTCGTCTTGTCGAAATCATTCAACAACTCGGCGCGAGCGGACTGATGGCCATTCCCACCGAGGCTGACTGGAACTCCGAAATCCGCGGAGATCTCGAGCGCTTCTTGCAGGGACGCAACATCCATGCGTTCGATCGGTTGAGGCTGTTCCGCCTCGCCTGGGACGCGGCGCTCTCGAGTTTCGGATCGCGCCAAGTGCTGTACGAGCGGTTCTTCTTCGGCGATCCCGTTCGCATGTACGGTGCGCTCTACGACGCCTACGACAAAACCCCCTATGTTTCGCGGGTGAAGGCTTTCCTGGACGGTGAGGCGCTGTGA
- the hpaD gene encoding 3,4-dihydroxyphenylacetate 2,3-dioxygenase, whose translation MPYSIVRAGHAELLVRDLALSRRFYEDILGFVVTEESEGRLFLRGVEERHHHSLVLTESDVPMLGHLAFRVAEDDDLDAMASYFQTLGCHVHFIEDGEEPGQGRALRVQDPFGFPLEFYAEMSPAECLLQKYHLHKGAGVRRLDHFNCFVSDLASCEAMWREGLGFRVTEYVETDEEPRVKKAVWLQRKGNVHDIALMEGRGPRLHHIGFWMDDIGSIIRTCDILGGAEMHEHIERGPGRHGISNAFFLYLRDPDGHRIELYTSDYLTVDPDHRPIRWSATDPRRQTLWGHQTPESWWRDGTVVMDWERNVPVELCGTTDARAAGYIK comes from the coding sequence TTGCCGTATTCAATTGTCCGCGCGGGCCATGCGGAACTCTTGGTGCGCGATCTCGCCCTTTCGCGCAGATTTTACGAAGACATTCTCGGGTTTGTCGTCACGGAGGAGTCCGAAGGGCGGTTGTTTCTTCGCGGGGTGGAGGAGCGCCACCATCACAGTCTCGTGTTGACGGAGTCAGACGTGCCGATGCTCGGCCACCTGGCGTTCCGGGTGGCGGAGGACGATGACCTCGATGCCATGGCGTCCTATTTTCAGACGCTGGGATGTCACGTGCATTTCATCGAGGATGGCGAAGAGCCCGGCCAGGGGCGAGCGCTGCGCGTGCAAGATCCGTTTGGCTTCCCGCTCGAGTTCTACGCCGAAATGTCGCCCGCCGAGTGTCTGCTCCAGAAATATCATCTGCACAAGGGTGCCGGCGTGCGCAGACTGGACCATTTCAACTGCTTCGTCTCCGATCTGGCAAGCTGCGAGGCCATGTGGCGCGAGGGATTGGGATTTCGCGTGACGGAGTACGTGGAGACGGATGAAGAACCTCGTGTGAAGAAGGCCGTCTGGCTTCAACGCAAGGGTAACGTGCATGATATCGCCCTCATGGAAGGCAGGGGACCTCGACTTCACCACATCGGCTTTTGGATGGACGACATCGGGAGCATTATACGCACCTGTGACATCTTGGGCGGAGCGGAGATGCACGAGCACATTGAACGGGGGCCCGGGCGGCACGGTATATCGAACGCGTTTTTCCTCTATCTGCGCGATCCCGACGGTCATCGCATTGAACTGTACACATCGGACTATTTGACTGTTGACCCCGATCATCGACCCATCCGCTGGAGTGCGACGGATCCCAGGCGGCAGACGCTCTGGGGGCATCAGACGCCCGAGAGTTGGTGGCGGGACGGGACGGTGGTCATGGATTGGGAACGCAACGTTCCCGTCGAACTGTGCGGGACGACGGACGCGCGTGCGGCTGGGTATATCAAATGA
- the hpaI gene encoding 2,4-dihydroxyhept-2-ene-1,7-dioic acid aldolase, whose translation MGAEKDVYSRLRGSIVPMVTPFLEDGSFDEKSYRELIEWQIESGSHGISCAGTTGEPSSLTIEEREYLFEVTMDAVRGRVPVVLGTGSTNHAEALRLTKTAERLGADAALVIVPYYNRPSQEGLYRHFRAIADSVDIPIILYNIPGRTGVNLEPATMARLKRDCRNIIGVKESNKDFEQVTRVFQACGRDFLVYSGIELLCYPMLALGGAGHLSATANLMPREVARLYDLVQAGKWHEAIDLHFQLVDINEALFWETNPGPVKACLAMMGKIRPVVRPPLALPGEEMTAKLRGVLTSYGLI comes from the coding sequence ATGGGCGCCGAAAAGGACGTGTATTCGCGCCTTCGGGGATCCATCGTGCCGATGGTCACGCCGTTTTTGGAGGACGGATCGTTTGACGAGAAGTCGTATCGTGAACTCATTGAGTGGCAGATCGAGAGCGGTTCTCACGGTATCTCTTGCGCAGGAACAACTGGAGAACCGAGTTCCCTTACGATAGAAGAACGAGAATACTTATTCGAAGTCACGATGGATGCCGTGCGCGGTCGGGTGCCTGTGGTGTTGGGGACGGGCTCGACGAACCACGCGGAGGCGCTTCGGCTCACGAAGACGGCTGAACGGCTGGGTGCGGATGCCGCGCTGGTCATCGTTCCGTATTACAACCGTCCGTCCCAGGAGGGGCTCTACCGGCACTTTCGCGCGATAGCGGACAGCGTCGACATTCCCATCATCCTGTACAACATTCCGGGACGCACCGGGGTGAACCTAGAGCCCGCCACGATGGCCCGGCTCAAGCGCGACTGCCGTAACATCATTGGCGTCAAGGAATCGAACAAGGACTTTGAGCAGGTTACACGCGTGTTCCAGGCCTGCGGCCGCGATTTCCTGGTCTATTCCGGCATAGAGCTCCTGTGTTACCCCATGCTCGCGCTGGGAGGAGCGGGGCATCTCAGCGCGACCGCCAATCTCATGCCGAGAGAAGTCGCCCGCCTGTACGACTTGGTGCAAGCCGGGAAGTGGCATGAAGCGATCGATCTTCACTTTCAACTGGTCGACATCAATGAGGCTTTGTTCTGGGAGACGAACCCAGGTCCGGTCAAGGCGTGCCTTGCCATGATGGGCAAAATTCGGCCCGTGGTGAGGCCGCCGCTCGCGCTGCCAGGAGAGGAAATGACGGCAAAGCTGCGAGGCGTGCTGACTTCGTATGGGCTGATCTGA
- a CDS encoding MMPL family transporter: MAERYAHFVARFKYGIIAVWILAVALAHVLLPQLNAIVAHKNTEFLPNSSSVVIASNWLKRVDPARQAGSSAVVAMYNPHGLTAADKAWFTQKLKQVADHKPAYGVKTVTAAYNQSKSVQNQFFSADRTVEIATIGFPGNDVSKATDASLNQLHQVFQQPPKDAQILFTGDTPIENDNINISMDGASKTAGVTIALVLVILLVVFRSVVAPFLTLLSIGLSYLLTTNLVAVLANVGLPVSTFTDTFLIAIIFGAGTDYSIIVLNRFREEASRGLAPVDALARAMSGVAKTVVYSALTVFLSFATLYFARFGLFRSGVGVAVGLAVTLFACLTFLPALMMVLGRYVFWPRRNLDGASHKPSRIWDLTGRTALRHPWWTLAGVLVVLTPIALSFTDKRTFDPTSDIPTAPSVEGFHVVSKAFGPGKVLPMDVVIDTPDNLRTPEGLATIEQVSEAIAKLPFVQQVQSATRPTGSVIAEFELAKQNQLAANGLGKVQTGLNQVASHVGTKSAQQAANAANTLSSGASALAQAGGKLSQGAAQAQEGASKLAAGAQALSSGASRLTQANTQLASGAAQVAAGSQQVAQGADKLATSARSIASGQTALANGAAREAQAAQQLANAIAAWTKAHPAEASDPNWQQIVALAQGNAAGAQQTAKAASQLANGTSQWANGATSLAEGAGKVAAGASQLAAGSRGAASGAKGLSDGAAQVGQGASSLAQGLNQLSGGARQLQAGLGKWAAGAAQFSSGLSNAGAGENQLHSALVKLSNGVGTVKTALDETAKAQTSGDPGFYVPASAISSNKSLRQALDSYISPDGHVADIRVTLKSDPYSMTAIQEMPRLETVAQAAFTAAPIHTGQVGFAGTTPTQYALNQLSNQDFVRMMALILGSIFLLLVVMLRSLIAPLYVIASLTGTYFVTMACLQFVAVDVMHKAGISWTVPFFALLLLVALGVDYSIFLMSRFDEELRRHPELNLRSAMLYAMRQMGNVIFSAAAIMAGTFGSMSVSGVTTLVEIGLSVIIGLALYALIVLALFVPACTAIVGEAHFWPFRRVPREEQELRLPEELAAE, encoded by the coding sequence GTGGCAGAGCGTTACGCCCATTTCGTCGCGCGCTTCAAGTATGGGATCATCGCCGTTTGGATCCTCGCGGTGGCGCTCGCGCACGTGTTGCTGCCGCAGCTCAACGCGATTGTCGCCCACAAGAACACGGAATTTTTGCCAAACTCGTCGAGCGTCGTGATCGCCAGTAATTGGCTGAAGCGGGTCGATCCGGCGCGCCAAGCGGGTTCGAGCGCCGTGGTGGCCATGTACAACCCGCATGGATTGACGGCGGCGGACAAGGCGTGGTTCACGCAAAAGCTGAAGCAGGTGGCTGACCATAAACCCGCCTACGGCGTGAAGACCGTCACGGCCGCCTACAACCAGTCGAAGTCGGTGCAGAACCAGTTTTTCAGCGCGGATCGCACGGTGGAGATCGCGACCATCGGCTTTCCGGGTAACGACGTATCCAAGGCCACCGACGCGTCGTTGAACCAGCTTCATCAGGTGTTTCAGCAACCGCCCAAGGATGCACAGATCCTCTTCACGGGCGACACGCCCATCGAGAACGACAACATCAACATCTCGATGGACGGCGCTTCCAAGACGGCAGGCGTGACCATCGCCCTGGTGCTCGTCATTCTGCTCGTCGTCTTTCGATCCGTCGTGGCCCCATTTTTGACCCTGCTCAGCATCGGGCTTTCCTATCTTCTGACGACGAATCTCGTGGCCGTCTTGGCGAACGTGGGCCTGCCGGTCTCGACCTTCACGGACACGTTTCTCATCGCCATCATCTTCGGCGCGGGAACCGACTACAGCATCATCGTGCTGAATCGATTCCGCGAGGAGGCGAGCCGGGGTCTCGCCCCAGTGGACGCCCTCGCGCGAGCGATGTCCGGAGTGGCCAAGACCGTCGTGTACAGCGCGCTCACCGTCTTTCTCTCGTTTGCGACGCTGTATTTCGCCCGCTTCGGCCTCTTCCGATCCGGCGTCGGCGTGGCAGTGGGCTTGGCCGTGACGCTGTTTGCATGCCTCACGTTCCTCCCGGCGCTCATGATGGTGCTCGGGCGCTACGTGTTCTGGCCGCGGCGCAACCTCGACGGCGCGAGTCACAAGCCCTCCCGCATCTGGGATCTGACCGGCAGGACCGCGCTCCGGCATCCCTGGTGGACACTCGCCGGGGTGCTCGTGGTGCTGACGCCCATTGCGCTGTCCTTCACGGACAAGCGCACGTTCGATCCGACCTCCGACATCCCGACGGCGCCTTCCGTCGAGGGCTTTCACGTGGTGTCCAAGGCGTTCGGCCCCGGCAAGGTCCTGCCGATGGACGTCGTGATCGACACGCCGGACAATCTGCGCACGCCGGAGGGGCTGGCGACCATCGAGCAGGTGTCGGAGGCCATCGCGAAGCTGCCTTTTGTGCAGCAGGTGCAGAGCGCCACCCGGCCGACGGGCAGCGTCATCGCCGAATTTGAATTGGCGAAGCAGAACCAGCTCGCGGCCAATGGCCTGGGCAAGGTGCAGACGGGCCTGAACCAGGTGGCGAGCCACGTCGGCACAAAGAGCGCACAGCAGGCGGCGAATGCGGCGAACACGCTGTCGAGTGGGGCCTCGGCGCTCGCGCAGGCGGGCGGGAAGCTGAGCCAAGGCGCGGCGCAGGCGCAAGAGGGCGCTTCGAAGCTCGCCGCGGGCGCACAGGCGCTTTCGAGCGGCGCATCGCGGCTGACGCAGGCAAACACGCAGCTGGCCAGCGGCGCTGCGCAGGTGGCGGCCGGATCGCAACAGGTGGCACAGGGCGCCGATAAGCTCGCCACGTCGGCGCGCAGCATCGCATCGGGGCAGACGGCGCTGGCGAATGGCGCTGCTCGCGAAGCGCAGGCGGCGCAGCAGCTCGCGAACGCCATCGCGGCCTGGACGAAGGCGCATCCGGCGGAAGCTTCCGATCCCAACTGGCAGCAGATTGTCGCGCTGGCGCAGGGCAACGCAGCGGGGGCGCAGCAGACGGCCAAGGCGGCCAGCCAGCTGGCGAATGGCACGAGCCAGTGGGCGAACGGCGCCACCTCACTGGCAGAGGGCGCGGGCAAAGTCGCCGCGGGCGCGAGCCAGCTGGCGGCCGGAAGCCGCGGCGCGGCATCTGGCGCCAAAGGCCTGAGCGACGGGGCTGCCCAAGTGGGTCAAGGCGCTTCTTCCCTGGCCCAAGGACTGAATCAGCTGAGTGGCGGCGCTCGCCAACTTCAGGCGGGGCTTGGCAAGTGGGCGGCCGGAGCTGCGCAATTTTCCTCCGGGCTCTCGAACGCGGGCGCCGGGGAGAATCAGCTTCACAGCGCGCTCGTCAAGCTGTCGAACGGCGTGGGCACGGTCAAGACCGCGCTCGACGAGACCGCCAAGGCGCAGACGTCGGGCGATCCCGGCTTCTACGTGCCTGCGTCCGCCATCTCGTCGAACAAGAGCCTGCGCCAAGCCCTGGACAGCTACATCTCGCCGGATGGGCACGTGGCGGACATTCGCGTCACACTGAAGTCGGACCCGTATTCCATGACGGCGATTCAGGAGATGCCGAGGCTTGAGACGGTCGCCCAGGCGGCCTTCACGGCCGCGCCGATTCACACCGGGCAGGTCGGGTTCGCCGGAACCACGCCGACACAGTACGCGCTGAACCAACTGTCCAATCAGGACTTCGTCCGCATGATGGCGCTCATTCTGGGGTCCATCTTTCTCCTGCTCGTGGTGATGCTGAGATCGCTCATCGCACCCTTGTACGTCATTGCGTCGCTCACCGGGACGTACTTCGTGACGATGGCGTGCCTGCAGTTTGTCGCCGTGGATGTGATGCACAAGGCGGGCATCAGCTGGACGGTTCCGTTTTTCGCGCTTCTCCTGTTGGTGGCGCTCGGCGTCGACTACTCGATTTTCTTGATGTCGCGCTTCGACGAGGAACTGAGGCGCCATCCGGAGCTCAACCTGCGCAGCGCGATGCTTTATGCCATGCGCCAGATGGGCAACGTGATCTTCTCTGCCGCAGCCATCATGGCGGGCACCTTTGGCTCCATGTCCGTCTCCGGCGTGACGACGCTCGTCGAGATCGGGTTGTCGGTCATCATCGGCCTCGCGCTGTACGCGCTCATCGTGCTGGCCCTCTTCGTGCCGGCCTGCACCGCGATTGTGGGAGAAGCCCATTTCTGGCCGTTTCGCAGAGTGCCTCGGGAGGAGCAGGAGCTGAGGCTGCCGGAAGAACTGGCTGCGGAGTGA
- a CDS encoding CcdC family protein, with protein sequence MNHSEVTTLIATVVAVVFAITVIFVRLRASKRPTNARKILIPPLAMSTGFLMYVFPFTREPILYAVAAFLVGCMFSYPLIATSHFYVGEDGVYLKRSRAFIYILLGLLVVRIVLHSVVERYVDVYQTGSLFFCLAFGMLVPWRIAMFVRYKRLIREMEASKSGAKTEQPAT encoded by the coding sequence GTGAATCACAGCGAAGTCACCACGCTGATTGCAACCGTTGTCGCCGTCGTGTTCGCCATCACGGTCATTTTTGTGCGGCTGCGGGCATCCAAGCGCCCGACGAATGCGCGGAAGATCCTCATCCCGCCGCTCGCCATGAGCACGGGATTCCTGATGTATGTGTTTCCATTCACGCGCGAGCCGATTCTGTATGCCGTCGCCGCGTTCCTGGTGGGGTGCATGTTCAGCTATCCGCTGATCGCGACGAGCCATTTTTACGTAGGAGAAGATGGCGTCTATTTGAAGCGGTCGCGGGCGTTCATCTATATCTTGCTCGGGCTGTTGGTGGTGCGCATTGTCCTCCACAGCGTCGTCGAGCGATATGTGGATGTGTACCAGACGGGATCGCTCTTCTTCTGCCTGGCGTTCGGCATGCTCGTGCCGTGGCGCATCGCGATGTTTGTGCGCTACAAGCGCTTGATCCGCGAGATGGAGGCGTCGAAGTCCGGCGCCAAGACTGAACAGCCTGCGACCTGA
- a CDS encoding D-alanyl-D-alanine carboxypeptidase family protein — MVVRSLRGFVIAIVIAIIVIGVPVLQLVRPIPQAASDVAAPLPRAIPGEKPVIHWPSQGEAALMADGVGSFGSSGPQVPVPIASVTKVMTAYLVLQKHPLQLGQQGPSITITPDDVKVYERDKALGQSVVKVAAGEQITEYQALEGLLLPSGNNMGTLLAKWCDGSVQAFVQEMNATAKRLGMTETHYADPTGYSPASQSDAVDQMKLFALAMQNPVFRQIVGEAQAELPVAGLVYNVDSVVGHGTIIGGKTGSTLEAGGCFVFAARKVIGNREVLIIGAVLGQKGPQPLAEALTAAVAMSQDAQKALRSVQLVSAGQTVGTLSAPWAKPVSLVATEPVQVIGWGGLPVQQTYRADVLDPKKPIAADQVVGQLQIQVGAQTVRVPVAAASSVPAPTLSWRMKRL, encoded by the coding sequence ATGGTTGTGCGTAGTTTGCGCGGTTTCGTCATTGCTATCGTGATTGCCATCATCGTCATCGGCGTGCCGGTTCTCCAGTTGGTGCGCCCCATCCCGCAGGCGGCCTCCGATGTGGCCGCGCCACTGCCGCGCGCCATTCCGGGTGAGAAGCCCGTCATCCATTGGCCTTCGCAGGGCGAGGCCGCGCTGATGGCCGACGGCGTGGGCAGCTTCGGATCGTCCGGGCCTCAGGTTCCTGTGCCCATCGCAAGCGTGACCAAGGTCATGACGGCGTACCTTGTGCTTCAGAAGCACCCGCTGCAGCTGGGGCAACAGGGGCCTTCCATCACCATCACGCCGGATGACGTGAAGGTGTATGAGAGAGACAAGGCCCTGGGACAATCCGTGGTGAAGGTGGCCGCAGGAGAACAAATCACGGAATATCAGGCGCTCGAGGGGCTGCTTTTGCCTTCCGGCAACAACATGGGCACGCTCTTGGCGAAGTGGTGCGATGGCTCCGTGCAGGCGTTCGTCCAGGAGATGAACGCGACCGCGAAAAGGCTTGGCATGACCGAGACGCACTACGCGGATCCCACGGGATACTCGCCCGCGAGCCAGAGCGACGCGGTGGATCAAATGAAGCTGTTTGCGCTGGCGATGCAGAACCCGGTGTTCCGACAGATTGTGGGTGAGGCGCAAGCAGAGCTCCCTGTCGCGGGGCTTGTGTACAATGTCGATTCGGTGGTGGGGCATGGAACCATCATCGGAGGCAAGACGGGATCGACGCTCGAGGCGGGCGGCTGTTTTGTGTTTGCCGCGCGCAAGGTCATCGGCAACCGCGAGGTGCTGATCATCGGCGCGGTGCTGGGTCAGAAGGGCCCGCAGCCCCTTGCTGAGGCGTTGACCGCGGCCGTCGCGATGTCGCAGGACGCCCAGAAGGCGCTGCGATCCGTCCAACTCGTCTCCGCCGGGCAGACGGTGGGGACGCTGTCTGCGCCCTGGGCCAAGCCCGTCTCGCTCGTCGCGACGGAGCCGGTGCAGGTCATCGGCTGGGGAGGACTCCCCGTGCAGCAGACGTATCGGGCGGATGTGCTGGATCCGAAGAAGCCGATTGCGGCCGACCAAGTGGTGGGCCAACTCCAAATTCAGGTGGGGGCGCAGACGGTGCGCGTGCCGGTTGCGGCCGCATCGTCCGTTCCGGCGCCCACGCTCAGTTGGCGCATGAAGCGACTCTGA
- a CDS encoding penicillin-binding protein 1A, translated as MGRLVRRWIAIALGTVVAFVVVIAVGLYLAVRLTPFDASLLEESHQPTVVYAADGTKLLTLGSPNTDLTYNQIPKDIQDAIVATEDHTFWTNSTGIDLKSVFRALFVDVSSGSLAQGASTIPEQLAKMVYLTDQKTFARKFKQIILGLQIERNFTKQEILTMYLNRIPMGESAVGIEQGALRYFGIDLKAEPNKLTLADAALLAGLPQAPSAYDPLVHPQAAIERRNQVLQNMVRYGYITQAQADAAEKQPLGVSFHSFPGDGWDTQPLFTNFLLDYLNRHGIPPQEVMQGGLKIYTTIAPNVQNAIDEVFWSGKYDADFPGPTTGTVVEGAAIFVDPKTGAILGAAGSRRQGYVPLGLDRVYQASSPGSSIKPIMDYAPALATGKWTYTSILDNTPQDFGGGYIPQNWDPNAPPKVTLQYALEWSQNVASVWLLSQIGIDTGANFAKADGIPLTPKDYEHLGIAIGGLENGVTPMEMVAAYTPFDNNGIRSQPYLITKIVNSQGGIIYHEGPQQTQVMSPLVALDMTRLMEDVVDYGTGQNAKLPGWGVAGKTGTVQYSAGLVSDHPNWVRDGWFDGYTPNLVGSIHIGYDVSTPEHHMTMSPVDPSANAAQIFHDIIALALANEAPEQFPVGPYPYITGTAQGVDYVNQMNGGQNNANPTNAITNLSATYNPNANTVTLSWSGSFSQPVTYVVTRVSTNGADETVPVGQTTAQTITDTSVQPNETYIYTVQATSQATGQAVGKPASVTVTTSQAPPNGNNQTNTVPPGNGLNNTLPGNRTGGLWNQSLGNTTIGNTTTGTSNDIGNTANTAPTNTAVTSTPPGAASPSPKSQVVSSGKGGHGNGSGDTNGSAANGAQANIANTP; from the coding sequence GTGGGCCGTTTGGTCCGACGATGGATTGCCATCGCCCTCGGAACGGTCGTCGCGTTTGTCGTGGTGATTGCGGTTGGGTTGTACCTCGCGGTCCGGCTCACGCCGTTTGACGCGAGCCTGTTGGAGGAATCGCATCAACCGACGGTCGTGTACGCCGCCGACGGGACGAAGCTCCTGACGCTCGGCTCGCCGAACACGGATTTGACCTATAACCAGATTCCGAAGGACATCCAGGACGCGATTGTCGCGACGGAAGATCACACCTTCTGGACCAATAGCACGGGCATCGATCTCAAATCCGTCTTTCGCGCGCTGTTCGTGGACGTCTCCTCGGGCAGCCTGGCCCAGGGTGCGAGCACCATCCCCGAGCAGTTGGCGAAGATGGTCTACCTGACGGATCAGAAGACGTTTGCGCGCAAGTTCAAGCAGATCATCTTGGGCCTGCAGATCGAGCGCAATTTCACCAAGCAGGAAATCCTCACGATGTACCTGAACCGCATTCCGATGGGCGAGAGCGCGGTCGGGATCGAGCAGGGGGCCCTGCGGTATTTTGGCATCGACCTCAAGGCGGAACCGAACAAGCTGACGCTCGCGGACGCGGCGCTGCTTGCGGGGCTGCCACAGGCGCCTTCGGCGTACGATCCGCTCGTGCACCCGCAGGCGGCCATCGAGCGGCGCAATCAGGTGCTGCAGAACATGGTGCGCTACGGCTATATCACGCAAGCGCAGGCCGACGCCGCGGAGAAGCAGCCGCTCGGGGTGTCGTTCCACTCGTTCCCGGGTGACGGTTGGGATACCCAGCCGCTTTTCACGAATTTCCTGCTCGATTACCTGAATCGGCACGGCATCCCGCCTCAGGAGGTCATGCAGGGCGGGTTGAAGATCTACACGACCATCGCGCCGAACGTGCAGAACGCGATTGACGAGGTGTTCTGGAGCGGGAAGTACGACGCGGACTTCCCGGGGCCGACGACCGGGACCGTCGTGGAAGGCGCGGCGATCTTCGTGGATCCGAAGACCGGGGCCATCCTCGGCGCGGCGGGATCGCGCAGGCAGGGGTACGTGCCGCTCGGGCTCGATCGCGTCTATCAAGCGAGCTCGCCGGGATCGTCCATCAAGCCCATCATGGACTACGCGCCGGCCTTGGCCACGGGCAAGTGGACGTACACGTCCATCCTGGACAACACGCCCCAGGATTTCGGCGGCGGTTACATCCCGCAGAACTGGGATCCGAACGCGCCGCCGAAGGTGACGCTCCAGTATGCGCTGGAGTGGTCGCAGAACGTGGCGTCGGTCTGGCTGTTGTCGCAGATCGGTATTGACACGGGGGCCAACTTCGCCAAGGCGGACGGCATCCCGCTCACGCCGAAGGACTATGAGCACCTGGGCATCGCCATCGGCGGCTTGGAGAATGGGGTCACGCCGATGGAGATGGTCGCTGCGTATACGCCGTTTGACAACAACGGCATTCGGTCTCAGCCGTATCTCATCACGAAGATTGTGAACAGCCAGGGCGGGATCATCTATCACGAGGGGCCGCAGCAGACGCAGGTGATGTCTCCGCTGGTGGCGCTCGACATGACGCGCCTGATGGAGGACGTCGTGGATTACGGCACGGGCCAGAACGCCAAGCTCCCGGGCTGGGGCGTCGCGGGCAAGACGGGCACGGTGCAGTACAGCGCCGGCCTCGTGAGCGATCACCCGAACTGGGTGCGCGACGGCTGGTTCGACGGCTACACGCCGAACCTCGTGGGCAGCATTCACATCGGGTACGACGTGTCGACGCCGGAACATCACATGACGATGTCGCCGGTCGATCCGTCCGCGAACGCGGCGCAGATCTTTCACGACATCATCGCGCTGGCGCTGGCGAACGAGGCGCCGGAGCAGTTCCCGGTGGGTCCGTACCCCTACATCACGGGCACCGCGCAAGGTGTCGACTACGTGAATCAGATGAACGGCGGGCAGAACAACGCGAATCCGACGAACGCCATCACCAACCTGTCCGCGACGTACAACCCGAACGCCAACACGGTGACCCTGTCCTGGTCCGGCAGCTTCTCGCAGCCCGTGACCTACGTGGTGACGCGCGTGTCCACGAACGGCGCGGACGAGACGGTGCCCGTGGGCCAGACGACGGCGCAGACCATCACGGACACGTCCGTGCAGCCCAATGAGACGTACATCTACACCGTTCAGGCCACGAGCCAGGCGACCGGTCAGGCCGTGGGCAAGCCGGCGTCGGTAACGGTGACGACGAGCCAAGCGCCGCCGAACGGGAACAACCAGACGAACACGGTGCCGCCCGGCAACGGCTTGAACAACACGCTCCCGGGAAACAGGACGGGCGGTCTCTGGAACCAGAGCCTGGGCAACACGACCATTGGAAACACCACCACAGGCACGAGTAACGACATCGGCAACACGGCAAACACGGCACCGACCAACACCGCGGTGACGTCGACGCCTCCCGGGGCCGCCAGCCCGAGTCCCAAGTCGCAGGTGGTGTCGTCTGGGAAAGGCGGTCATGGCAACGGAAGTGGGGACACCAACGGTTCGGCCGCGAATGGCGCCCAGGCGAACATCGCAAATACACCATGA